From Acipenser ruthenus chromosome 2, fAciRut3.2 maternal haplotype, whole genome shotgun sequence, a single genomic window includes:
- the LOC117970625 gene encoding uncharacterized protein LOC117970625, with protein sequence MTYSEAMQRCLSLGDSLASKKQLSSTSTPIPDGIPAWSKDKDVVQFSSGKLTVTPCVNKPSQLASAYCFNPNITDFIPVIKDDKLWLKIAIVCIISSIFIILLMAVTFMKGNKCICCVKRKKPAEDSTLERGQGFDTVRGLHRDRIPSYQISGARTKPPVLSKALNTGYSSHYSNHGFESTPEASKQNFAKTYVDHDRYEYSNAAFDNTY encoded by the exons ATGACATACAGTGAAGCTATGCAACGGTGTTTATCCCTTGGTGATAGCTTGGCATCAAAGAAACAACTGAGTAGTACATCCACACCCATCCCTGACGGCAT ACCTGCGTGGAGCAAAGACAAGGACGTGGTTCAGTTCTCCAGTGGAAAGCTGACAGTTACTCCATGTGTCAACAAACCCAGCCAGCTTGCTTCAGCCTACTGCTTCAACCCAAATA tcacagACTTTATTCCAGTAATCAAGGATGACAAAT tgtGGCTCAAGATTGCCATAGTTTGCATTATCTCCTCTATATTTATCATCTTACTCATGGCTGTCACCTTCATGAAAGG gaATAAGTGCATCTGCTGTGTCAAACGTAAAAAGCCAGCGGAAGACTCTACCCTAGAGAGAGGCCAAGGCTTTGACACAGTCAGAGGACTGCATCGTGATAGGATTCCATCATACCAGATCAGTGGCGCAAGAACCAAGCCACCTGTATTGAGTAAGGCCTTAAACACTGGCTACAGCTCTCATTACTCTAACCATGGCTTTGAATCCACACCCGAGGCCAGTAAGCAGAACTTTGCCAAAACTTATGTGGACCATGACCGTTATGAGTACAGCAATGCTGCCTTTGATAATACTTATTAA